The following are encoded together in the Acinetobacter radioresistens DSM 6976 = NBRC 102413 = CIP 103788 genome:
- a CDS encoding class I SAM-dependent methyltransferase, which yields MTHSIHPAAQKGFSQAARLYQEVRPSYPKQVIDWLRNDLNLSQSSYVVDLGTGTGKFLPYLQALTSHITAVEPVAEMLAELEKRYPGVVALPGTAQHLPLGNESQDAVLCAQSFHWFADIQSLNEIYEVLKPAGYLGLVWNQRDIEIEWVRALAELIAPFEGTTPRYHSGHWKEVFDNQFLFQLEKVKVLSQVQKGTVEQVVSKRLLSTSFIAAMSESQQQALKQQFEETVRHYTNKQPHDEIEFPYVTYAYSFKKVSYK from the coding sequence ATGACACATTCAATACATCCTGCCGCACAAAAAGGCTTTAGTCAGGCTGCCCGACTTTATCAGGAGGTACGGCCCAGCTATCCTAAACAGGTAATTGATTGGCTAAGGAATGACCTGAATTTAAGTCAATCGTCGTATGTTGTCGATCTGGGCACAGGTACAGGCAAATTTTTACCATATTTACAAGCTTTAACTTCTCATATTACTGCGGTTGAACCTGTTGCAGAAATGCTCGCAGAACTGGAAAAACGTTATCCGGGTGTTGTCGCATTACCGGGCACCGCACAGCATTTACCTTTAGGGAATGAGAGTCAGGATGCCGTACTTTGTGCACAATCTTTTCACTGGTTTGCTGATATTCAGAGCCTGAATGAAATTTATGAGGTGCTTAAACCGGCAGGTTATCTGGGACTGGTCTGGAACCAGCGTGATATTGAAATTGAATGGGTGCGTGCCTTGGCTGAGCTGATTGCACCATTTGAAGGAACTACTCCACGCTATCATAGTGGTCACTGGAAAGAAGTTTTTGACAATCAGTTTCTGTTTCAGCTGGAAAAGGTCAAGGTTTTATCACAAGTACAAAAAGGTACGGTAGAACAGGTGGTATCCAAACGTTTACTGTCGACCAGCTTTATTGCAGCCATGTCAGAGTCTCAACAGCAGGCCCTGAAACAGCAGTTTGAAGAAACCGTCCGGCACTATACTAACAAGCAACCTCATGATGAAATTGAATTTCCATATGTAACTTATGCTTATAGCTTTAAAAAAGTCAGTTATAAATAA
- a CDS encoding 2-hydroxyacid dehydrogenase has translation MKAVFLDFNSLNQNDLEISHLQQQFDQLTLHEVTAPDEILERVQNADVIITNKVRVNAELIRQLPKLKLILISATGTNNVDLSAAREHNIVVCNCQGYGTPAVAQHTLLLMLSLATSFLKYDHAVRTGVWNKAEQFCLLDFPIVELAGKTLGIVGYGELGQAVARLAEAFGMQVKIASLPCRPGGTDRIPLKELLPQVDFLSLHCPLTEQTQNLIGAAELQQMKPTAFLINCARGGLVNETALAQALKNGEIAGAASDVLTVEPPKQGNILLNEDIPNLIITPHSAWGSVQARQRMLEQLAENTEAFKRGQPIRQVN, from the coding sequence ATGAAAGCCGTATTTCTAGACTTTAATTCACTGAACCAAAATGATCTGGAGATCAGCCATCTTCAACAGCAGTTTGACCAGCTGACTTTACATGAAGTTACTGCACCAGATGAAATTCTGGAGCGTGTACAGAATGCCGATGTCATTATTACCAATAAAGTCAGAGTAAATGCCGAACTGATTCGTCAGCTTCCCAAGTTAAAACTGATTCTGATTTCTGCTACCGGCACCAATAATGTAGATCTGAGCGCAGCCCGTGAGCATAACATCGTGGTCTGTAACTGTCAGGGCTATGGCACACCGGCTGTTGCCCAGCATACCTTATTGCTTATGCTGAGTCTGGCGACGTCTTTTTTAAAATATGACCATGCGGTGCGGACTGGTGTATGGAACAAGGCCGAGCAGTTCTGTTTGCTCGACTTCCCGATTGTTGAACTGGCTGGAAAGACTTTAGGAATTGTAGGGTATGGCGAACTTGGACAGGCTGTAGCCCGGCTGGCAGAGGCATTTGGCATGCAGGTCAAGATTGCCTCTTTACCGTGCCGTCCGGGGGGGACTGACCGGATTCCATTAAAGGAGCTGCTGCCGCAAGTTGATTTTCTGAGTCTGCATTGTCCTTTAACCGAACAGACCCAAAACCTGATTGGAGCAGCAGAGCTGCAACAGATGAAACCTACCGCCTTTCTCATTAACTGTGCACGTGGTGGACTGGTGAATGAGACAGCATTGGCCCAAGCCTTAAAAAATGGTGAAATCGCCGGAGCTGCCAGCGATGTACTCACCGTTGAGCCACCTAAACAGGGTAATATTTTACTGAATGAGGATATTCCAAATCTGATTATTACACCGCATTCTGCTTGGGGAAGTGTTCAGGCGCGACAGCGTATGCTAGAGCAGCTTGCTGAAAATACTGAAGCCTTTAAACGAGGCCAGCCTATCCGGCAGGTCAATTAG
- a CDS encoding Holliday junction resolvase-like protein, which translates to MSIWMAMLIGACIGVVLATFILSNTRNGRIKAEYEQYIAELEREHQQALTHAQKRSVNTSRAVLKGKMAEQLAPILPEFQYLPSDAKFLGDPVDYVVFDGYTDFRDGEGRADEIEVVLIDIKSGNARLTKGQQAIAQAIRDGRVRFETVRIDFDEV; encoded by the coding sequence ATGTCAATCTGGATGGCCATGCTGATTGGTGCCTGCATCGGTGTGGTACTTGCCACTTTCATTTTGTCAAATACACGTAATGGACGAATCAAGGCAGAATATGAACAGTATATTGCCGAGCTAGAACGTGAACACCAGCAGGCACTGACTCATGCACAAAAGCGCAGTGTAAACACTAGCCGTGCAGTCCTCAAGGGCAAAATGGCCGAACAGCTGGCTCCAATCCTGCCTGAGTTCCAGTATTTGCCGAGCGATGCCAAATTTTTAGGGGACCCAGTGGATTATGTAGTATTTGATGGCTATACCGACTTTCGTGATGGCGAAGGCCGAGCAGATGAAATTGAAGTAGTGCTGATTGATATTAAAAGTGGAAATGCACGCTTAACCAAAGGCCAGCAGGCAATTGCTCAGGCAATCCGTGACGGGCGGGTACGTTTTGAGACCGTGCGTATTGATTTTGATGAAGTATAG
- a CDS encoding AI-2E family transporter has protein sequence MQQYAPTLQRVLLFGLFFILVFLGFHVLKYFIVPVLWAAIIAYMTWPLYLSIQRMCGQRSSISASVMIVLIILVIGIPLTFAIFILQHEGRNLYYELQRQIFSGHVSVPDFIRELPIIGKEVTRTLKELNTDPQSITQNVAAWIQGHLGYGRFVLNEISKNIIKLCFAIMSLFFFYRDGQTILRQVSTAMEKVIGPRIHHYMDTISETTRAVVYGVGLTAIAQAILAGLSYVVAGVPNPMVLTIATFLLALIPFGTPVAYGSVALWLFSQGQTVEAIGVFAWGVCIVSTSDNVIRPLVISGATQIPFLLIMFGVLGGVASFGLVGLFIGPVILAVILAIWREWLHETTEPEPVPDASLAYEILNDEEPPKSP, from the coding sequence GTGCAACAATATGCTCCAACCCTACAGCGGGTTTTGTTATTTGGACTGTTTTTTATATTGGTATTTTTGGGCTTCCATGTGCTCAAATACTTTATTGTACCGGTCCTTTGGGCAGCAATTATCGCCTATATGACCTGGCCACTTTATCTGTCTATCCAGCGGATGTGCGGGCAGCGTTCAAGTATCAGTGCGTCTGTCATGATTGTTCTGATTATTCTGGTCATTGGTATTCCCCTGACCTTTGCTATTTTCATTTTGCAGCATGAAGGCCGTAACCTGTATTACGAGCTGCAACGCCAGATTTTTTCCGGTCATGTTTCTGTACCTGATTTTATCCGCGAGTTACCTATCATTGGTAAAGAAGTTACCCGGACCTTAAAAGAGCTAAATACTGACCCGCAGTCCATTACCCAAAATGTAGCTGCCTGGATCCAAGGTCATTTAGGTTATGGCCGTTTCGTCCTGAATGAAATTAGCAAAAATATTATTAAACTCTGTTTTGCGATCATGTCCTTATTCTTTTTTTACCGTGACGGACAGACTATTTTAAGACAGGTCAGTACAGCCATGGAAAAAGTAATTGGGCCACGTATCCATCATTATATGGACACTATTTCAGAAACTACCCGTGCCGTAGTTTATGGTGTGGGTCTAACTGCAATTGCTCAGGCAATCCTGGCTGGCTTAAGTTATGTAGTAGCGGGGGTGCCTAATCCAATGGTCCTGACTATTGCAACTTTCTTACTGGCATTAATTCCATTTGGTACCCCGGTCGCCTATGGCTCGGTTGCTCTCTGGCTATTTTCACAGGGACAGACGGTAGAAGCCATTGGTGTATTTGCATGGGGTGTCTGTATTGTCAGTACATCAGATAATGTTATTCGACCACTGGTAATCTCTGGTGCGACTCAAATCCCTTTCCTGCTTATCATGTTTGGGGTTCTAGGTGGAGTCGCCAGTTTTGGCCTGGTTGGTCTATTCATTGGTCCGGTAATCTTAGCCGTAATACTGGCAATCTGGCGTGAATGGCTGCATGAAACCACTGAACCCGAACCTGTGCCGGATGCTTCTTTGGCCTATGAAATCTTAAATGATGAAGAGCCGCCGAAATCACCATAA
- the serA gene encoding phosphoglycerate dehydrogenase gives MSQHLSLPKDKIRFLLLEGVHQNAIDTLNAAGYTNIDYRKTALEGEALKEAIRDAHFIGIRSRTQLTEEIFEAANKLIAVGCFCIGTNQVDLKAAMERGIPVFNAPYSNTRSVAELVLAETILLLRGVPEKSASCHRGGWNKSANGSFETRGKILGIVGYGSIGSQLSVLAESLGMQVIYYDVVTKLPMGNARQIGSLDELLATADVVSLHVPDVPSTRNFFTKEQFAKMKPGSIFLNAARGTCVVIEDLADAIKSGHIAGAAVDVFPKEPKANGEEFVSPLRGLDNVILTPHVGGSTMEAQANIGLEVAEKFVAYSDKGMTLSAVNFPEIALPLTEGKHRLLHIHKNVPGVLSKINTLFAEHNINISGQSLMTKGDVGYLVMDVDASASQEALDTLHQVEGTIRVRVLF, from the coding sequence ATGAGCCAACACCTTTCACTTCCTAAAGATAAAATTCGTTTCTTGTTGCTAGAAGGCGTTCACCAAAACGCGATCGACACTTTAAATGCTGCAGGTTATACCAACATTGACTATCGCAAGACTGCGCTTGAAGGCGAAGCGCTCAAGGAAGCGATCAGAGATGCCCACTTCATCGGTATACGTTCTCGCACGCAGTTGACCGAAGAGATTTTCGAAGCAGCCAACAAGCTTATCGCGGTTGGCTGTTTTTGTATCGGTACCAACCAGGTTGACCTAAAAGCAGCAATGGAACGTGGTATTCCGGTATTTAATGCACCTTATTCAAATACCCGTTCTGTAGCAGAGCTGGTACTGGCAGAAACTATCCTGCTGCTTCGTGGTGTGCCTGAGAAATCTGCTTCCTGTCATCGTGGTGGCTGGAATAAATCTGCCAACGGTTCATTTGAAACACGTGGCAAAATTTTAGGTATTGTGGGTTATGGCTCAATTGGTTCACAGCTCTCTGTTCTGGCTGAAAGCCTGGGCATGCAAGTTATTTATTATGATGTAGTAACTAAACTGCCTATGGGTAATGCCCGTCAGATAGGCTCTTTAGATGAGTTGCTTGCAACTGCTGATGTAGTGTCTCTACATGTACCAGACGTTCCATCTACCCGTAATTTCTTCACAAAAGAACAGTTTGCAAAAATGAAGCCGGGTTCAATCTTCTTAAATGCAGCACGCGGTACCTGTGTAGTGATTGAAGATCTGGCCGATGCTATTAAATCTGGCCATATTGCTGGCGCTGCTGTGGACGTATTCCCGAAAGAGCCAAAAGCAAATGGGGAAGAGTTCGTCTCTCCACTGCGTGGTCTTGATAATGTGATCCTGACACCACATGTTGGTGGCTCTACCATGGAAGCACAGGCAAATATCGGTTTGGAAGTAGCTGAAAAATTTGTGGCCTATTCTGATAAAGGTATGACACTTTCTGCAGTTAATTTCCCGGAAATTGCCTTACCGCTGACCGAAGGCAAACACCGTCTGCTACACATTCACAAAAACGTGCCTGGCGTACTATCAAAAATCAATACTTTGTTTGCCGAGCATAATATTAATATCTCGGGCCAGTCATTAATGACTAAAGGTGACGTAGGTTATCTGGTGATGGATGTAGATGCTTCCGCATCTCAAGAAGCACTCGATACTCTGCATCAAGTAGAAGGCACAATCCGCGTTCGTGTACTGTTCTGA
- the sodC gene encoding superoxide dismutase family protein: protein MFPSLFKVSALCALTAAVSVGCTTMDHHNSAKQQTVTVHAVSPEGVGSKIGTVTFHDSPQGLIVMTNLSSLPSGQHGFHIHERGSCEPAMKDGKMTAAQAAGGHFNPTGTGHGTPTTGHLGDLPTVTVDSNGKANQTLLAPRLTLSQIQGLSVMVHAGGDNYSDHPKPLGGGGERIACGVIK from the coding sequence ATGTTTCCCTCCCTATTTAAAGTTAGCGCGCTTTGTGCACTGACTGCGGCGGTATCGGTAGGTTGTACTACCATGGATCATCACAATTCAGCCAAACAGCAGACCGTTACTGTACATGCTGTTTCACCTGAAGGTGTGGGTAGTAAAATCGGTACAGTTACCTTTCATGACAGTCCGCAGGGGCTTATAGTCATGACCAATCTGTCTAGTCTGCCTTCAGGTCAGCATGGCTTCCATATCCATGAACGTGGCTCATGCGAACCAGCGATGAAAGACGGAAAAATGACTGCCGCCCAGGCTGCTGGTGGACATTTTAACCCGACAGGTACAGGTCATGGTACTCCAACCACTGGTCATCTGGGGGACCTGCCCACTGTTACGGTAGATTCCAACGGGAAAGCTAATCAGACCTTGCTAGCACCGCGTCTGACCTTGAGCCAGATCCAAGGACTTTCGGTCATGGTACATGCAGGTGGTGATAACTATTCAGATCACCCTAAACCGCTTGGTGGTGGTGGTGAGCGTATTGCCTGTGGTGTAATTAAATAG
- a CDS encoding ParA family protein has translation MKTILIANQKGGCGKTIAAITLATALSQKGYRVGLADADYQKSALQWLKLRPETATPIIALDWRKEKQIGEAPADLDYLIIDAPGALRGEHAEQLIRESQHIIVPLQPSFFDIDSTRRFLKHLQEIRRIQKGKVKILLLANRIKSPKSNQQDMQSFFQKVGQEPVAWIAERSAYAKQAMQGLAIFDKYQKNLLVLQAQWQPVLDSIIEDPTEWF, from the coding sequence ATGAAAACAATATTGATTGCCAACCAGAAAGGGGGCTGTGGAAAAACCATTGCAGCAATCACTTTAGCCACGGCACTCTCCCAAAAAGGTTATCGGGTCGGGCTGGCAGATGCAGATTACCAGAAGTCAGCCTTACAATGGCTAAAGCTACGACCTGAAACAGCCACGCCAATTATTGCTCTAGACTGGCGAAAAGAAAAACAGATCGGTGAAGCTCCCGCAGACCTGGACTATTTAATTATTGATGCGCCCGGTGCATTACGTGGAGAACATGCTGAACAGCTGATCCGTGAAAGCCAGCATATTATTGTTCCGCTTCAACCTTCTTTTTTTGATATTGACAGTACCCGGCGTTTTTTAAAACATCTCCAAGAGATCAGGCGGATACAAAAAGGCAAGGTAAAAATTCTGCTGCTGGCAAACCGGATCAAGTCACCAAAAAGTAATCAGCAGGATATGCAAAGCTTTTTTCAAAAAGTTGGACAGGAACCTGTAGCCTGGATTGCAGAACGTTCAGCTTATGCCAAACAGGCCATGCAGGGGTTGGCTATATTTGATAAATATCAGAAAAATCTGCTGGTTTTACAAGCTCAGTGGCAACCGGTTCTGGATAGCATTATTGAAGATCCAACCGAGTGGTTCTGA
- a CDS encoding EamA family transporter, with product MLNIKQAPHLQALLLLILAMLSVQGSGSFAKVLISEFPVITVAALRLMFSALILAAVFQIWKINLRNIRWKAILSYGLALAGMNLLFYLSIARLPLGIAVAFEFIGPLSVALFFARQRYDFIWIGLAVLGLLLLLPLDETQQSLDLLGVAYALGAGACWAVYIIAGQKPSGISGNHTVCLGMMVGTCCLLPAALLFTPATLSAFELPHIGSFIVLAILASALPFSLEMIALRNLTALSFGTLMSLEPAIAAFSGFLFLGEQLLWSQWLALATIIAASIGCTVTTQRARLRAQAKDSSTSSN from the coding sequence ATGCTTAATATAAAACAGGCACCGCATTTACAAGCTCTGTTGCTTCTTATACTGGCGATGCTTTCAGTACAGGGTAGCGGATCATTTGCCAAAGTACTGATCAGTGAGTTTCCGGTCATTACTGTGGCAGCACTGCGTTTAATGTTTAGTGCACTCATTCTGGCTGCAGTGTTTCAAATCTGGAAAATTAATCTCAGGAATATCCGCTGGAAAGCTATCTTGAGTTATGGACTGGCACTAGCTGGCATGAACTTGCTGTTTTATTTATCTATAGCCCGGTTACCATTAGGAATTGCAGTCGCTTTTGAGTTTATTGGCCCTTTGAGTGTAGCTCTGTTTTTTGCCCGTCAGCGCTATGATTTTATCTGGATCGGCCTTGCGGTATTAGGCCTTTTATTACTTCTACCCTTAGATGAAACGCAGCAGTCACTTGATCTGTTAGGTGTAGCTTATGCATTAGGGGCCGGCGCCTGTTGGGCTGTCTATATTATTGCAGGGCAAAAACCTTCGGGTATTTCAGGGAATCATACGGTCTGCCTGGGCATGATGGTCGGCACATGCTGTTTGCTTCCAGCCGCTTTACTGTTTACACCTGCCACTCTTAGCGCATTTGAATTACCTCATATAGGTTCTTTTATTGTCCTTGCCATACTGGCCAGTGCCTTGCCTTTTTCTCTAGAAATGATTGCACTACGTAATCTGACTGCACTTAGCTTTGGTACTTTAATGAGTCTGGAACCTGCAATTGCTGCATTTTCAGGTTTTTTATTTCTGGGTGAACAGCTACTCTGGAGCCAGTGGCTCGCATTGGCAACTATTATTGCTGCTTCAATTGGCTGTACAGTAACAACTCAACGCGCGCGCCTGCGCGCCCAAGCTAAAGATTCCTCAACTTCTTCAAACTAA
- the craA gene encoding chloramphenicol efflux MFS transporter CraA, whose translation MQNIQTTTLSRATLMFPLALVLFEFSVYIGNDLVQPAMLAITRDFGVSSSWAPSSMSFYLLGGACVAWLLGPLSDRLGRKKVLLSGVLFFVVCCLLILLTQRIETFLALRFLQGIGLTVITAVGYAAIQETFEERDAIKVMALMANISLLAPLLGPILGAFLIDHVSWHWGFIGIALLAFLSWFGLKAKMPEYKQSIPKQPISYILYDFKKVYQDKHFLGLTFALPMVSMPLMLWIALSPVMLVEELGLSSLQYGMAQFPVLGGLILGNIVLIKVIDKLALGKTVLIGLPIMLFGTFILLLGVIWPAYFLWSLIIGMTLISFGEGLSFSVLYRFALMSSQVSKGTVAAAVSMLLMFSFFIIIELVRMLYEQFHLLGYSLACLVLIALWFTFPRMLLNKVMQRRQQQDLN comes from the coding sequence ATGCAAAATATTCAAACCACCACATTGAGCCGCGCTACGCTCATGTTCCCATTGGCTTTGGTCCTGTTCGAATTTTCAGTGTATATCGGCAATGATCTGGTCCAGCCGGCAATGCTTGCTATTACTAGAGACTTCGGAGTCAGCAGTAGCTGGGCACCTTCTTCAATGTCATTTTATCTATTGGGTGGCGCCTGTGTTGCATGGCTTTTAGGACCACTTTCAGACCGTCTTGGCCGCAAAAAAGTTCTGCTCTCTGGAGTATTATTCTTTGTAGTGTGCTGCCTGCTGATTTTATTGACGCAACGTATTGAAACTTTCCTGGCCCTGCGTTTTTTACAGGGCATTGGCCTGACGGTAATTACCGCAGTAGGCTATGCTGCCATTCAGGAAACTTTTGAAGAGCGTGACGCGATTAAGGTCATGGCACTCATGGCCAATATCTCCTTGCTGGCACCTTTGCTTGGCCCTATTTTGGGTGCTTTTTTAATTGACCATGTTTCTTGGCACTGGGGTTTTATCGGTATTGCCTTGCTGGCATTTTTAAGCTGGTTTGGTCTGAAAGCTAAAATGCCGGAGTATAAGCAGAGTATTCCTAAACAGCCGATCAGCTATATTCTTTATGATTTCAAAAAGGTTTATCAGGATAAGCATTTTTTAGGCTTAACATTCGCTTTACCGATGGTCAGCATGCCGCTGATGTTATGGATTGCACTCTCTCCAGTCATGCTGGTCGAAGAACTCGGACTCAGCAGTCTGCAATATGGCATGGCACAGTTTCCGGTACTTGGCGGTCTGATCCTGGGCAATATTGTACTGATTAAAGTGATCGACAAGCTGGCATTAGGAAAAACAGTACTTATAGGCCTGCCTATTATGCTATTCGGTACTTTTATCCTGCTTCTGGGCGTGATCTGGCCAGCATATTTTTTGTGGAGTCTGATCATTGGAATGACCTTGATCAGCTTTGGAGAGGGACTGAGCTTTTCTGTTCTTTACCGGTTTGCCCTGATGTCATCACAGGTTTCTAAGGGAACAGTTGCAGCCGCAGTATCAATGCTATTGATGTTCAGCTTCTTCATTATTATTGAGCTGGTTCGTATGCTTTACGAGCAGTTTCATTTATTGGGATACAGTCTGGCATGTCTTGTACTGATTGCGCTCTGGTTTACATTTCCACGGATGCTTTTAAATAAAGTAATGCAGCGGCGTCAGCAGCAGGATCTGAATTAA
- a CDS encoding FAD-binding oxidoreductase produces the protein MNAPVTLAPELLIQLSAIVGENRIKTDAASLDAWGRDYTKHFEPNPSVIVFPSSTEQVQQVVKLANQFNIAITPSGGRTGLSAGAVAANGEIVVSLDKMNQVLEFFPADRMVRVQAGIVTEQLQSYAEEQGMYYPVDFASSGSSQIGGNIGTNAGGIKVIKYGMTRNWVLGLTVVTGKGDILRLNKGMIKNATGYALQHLFIGGEGTLGLVTEAEIKLERQPQDLQVMVLGVPDFDAIMPILHAFQSKIDLTAFEFFGELAMQKVLAHGHVQRPFESQCPFYVLLEFEAPYEPIMDKAMEIFEHCMEQGWVLDGVMSQTLDQAQNLWRLREDISESIAPFTPYKNDISVLITHVPAFIKEIDAIVQANYPDFEICWFGHIGDGNLHLNILKPENLSKDEFFAKCQVVNKYVFETVKKYDGSISAEHGVGMTKKPYLDYSRSAEEIEYMKALKKVFDPNGIMNPGKLFDL, from the coding sequence ATGAATGCTCCAGTTACTTTAGCACCTGAATTATTGATCCAACTTTCTGCAATTGTTGGGGAAAACCGTATTAAAACCGATGCTGCCAGTCTGGATGCCTGGGGTAGGGACTATACCAAGCATTTTGAACCTAACCCGTCAGTCATCGTTTTTCCATCCAGTACAGAGCAGGTTCAGCAAGTCGTCAAGCTGGCTAACCAGTTTAATATTGCGATTACCCCTTCAGGGGGGCGTACCGGGCTCTCTGCTGGAGCAGTAGCAGCCAATGGTGAAATCGTGGTAAGCCTGGATAAAATGAACCAGGTACTGGAATTTTTTCCGGCAGACCGGATGGTACGGGTACAGGCAGGTATTGTAACCGAGCAGTTGCAGTCTTATGCAGAAGAACAGGGGATGTACTATCCGGTTGATTTTGCTTCTTCAGGTTCATCTCAAATTGGCGGCAATATCGGTACCAATGCAGGCGGTATTAAGGTCATTAAATATGGCATGACTCGTAACTGGGTGTTGGGCCTGACTGTAGTAACTGGTAAAGGTGACATTTTACGCCTGAACAAAGGTATGATTAAAAATGCAACCGGGTATGCCTTGCAGCATCTGTTTATTGGTGGAGAAGGTACACTGGGGCTGGTAACTGAAGCTGAAATCAAGCTGGAACGTCAACCACAAGACTTACAGGTCATGGTACTGGGTGTGCCAGATTTTGACGCGATCATGCCTATTCTGCATGCGTTTCAGAGCAAGATCGATCTGACAGCATTTGAGTTCTTTGGTGAACTGGCAATGCAGAAAGTGCTAGCCCATGGTCATGTACAGCGTCCATTTGAAAGCCAGTGCCCATTTTATGTTCTGCTTGAGTTTGAAGCACCTTATGAGCCAATCATGGATAAGGCAATGGAAATCTTTGAACATTGCATGGAGCAGGGCTGGGTACTTGATGGTGTGATGAGTCAGACTCTGGACCAGGCACAAAATCTATGGCGTCTGCGTGAAGATATTTCCGAGTCAATTGCTCCATTTACTCCCTATAAAAATGATATTTCAGTATTGATCACGCATGTACCGGCGTTTATTAAGGAAATTGATGCAATTGTTCAGGCCAATTATCCAGATTTTGAAATCTGCTGGTTTGGGCATATTGGCGATGGCAATCTGCACCTGAATATTTTAAAACCTGAAAATCTGAGTAAAGACGAGTTCTTTGCTAAATGCCAGGTCGTTAACAAATATGTATTTGAGACCGTAAAAAAATATGATGGTTCAATTTCTGCCGAGCATGGGGTTGGAATGACCAAAAAGCCTTATCTCGACTATAGCCGTTCTGCTGAAGAGATTGAATATATGAAAGCACTTAAAAAAGTATTTGATCCGAATGGTATTATGAATCCGGGTAAACTGTTTGATCTTTAA
- a CDS encoding EamA family transporter — protein MSNSSLLAVLFMVLSMISYQISASFAKQLFSVLDPLTVTILRLCFAAVLVTLMFRSWRIISRLPYLRWHDLLCYSASLGLMNILFYLSLDKLPQGIAVGLEFAGPLGLALLSVKYRSDYIWVLLAIIGIVLMVPWGSANAENFSVFGAACALGAGLCWAIYIYFGQKVVQQNIGMHALTIAIIISALALLPIGLYQDAPALVQTQHWGKVLMVALLATAIPYALDLLALKSLSKLSYGTLSSLSPALAALAGMVLLKEQINTWQWVALGCIMLASVGVTVGTSKRSRQPVTDF, from the coding sequence ATGTCAAACTCATCTTTGCTTGCTGTGCTATTCATGGTTTTATCCATGATTTCCTATCAGATCAGTGCATCCTTTGCCAAACAGCTTTTTTCAGTTCTGGATCCGCTGACTGTAACTATTTTAAGGCTGTGTTTTGCCGCTGTGCTCGTAACTCTCATGTTTCGTTCCTGGCGTATCATTTCAAGATTGCCTTATTTACGGTGGCATGATCTGCTCTGCTATAGCGCATCACTTGGCCTGATGAATATTCTGTTTTATCTGTCACTAGATAAACTTCCTCAAGGTATTGCAGTTGGGCTGGAGTTTGCCGGGCCGCTAGGCTTGGCTTTATTGTCGGTCAAATACCGTAGCGACTACATCTGGGTATTACTGGCTATTATTGGAATTGTACTGATGGTGCCTTGGGGCAGTGCCAATGCCGAGAACTTTTCAGTATTTGGAGCTGCCTGTGCACTGGGGGCCGGCTTATGCTGGGCAATTTATATTTATTTTGGTCAAAAAGTAGTACAGCAAAATATTGGAATGCATGCATTGACAATTGCCATTATTATCTCGGCACTGGCACTCTTGCCTATCGGATTATATCAGGATGCTCCTGCACTAGTGCAAACCCAGCATTGGGGTAAAGTACTTATGGTTGCCTTATTGGCTACCGCTATACCTTATGCACTGGATCTGCTGGCACTGAAAAGCCTGAGTAAACTTAGCTATGGTACCCTCTCCAGTCTCTCACCTGCACTGGCTGCGCTGGCTGGCATGGTCCTGTTAAAAGAACAGATTAATACCTGGCAGTGGGTTGCACTTGGCTGCATTATGCTTGCCTCAGTTGGTGTAACGGTAGGAACTAGCAAACGTTCACGCCAACCGGTCACCGATTTCTAA